A window of the Candidatus Rokuibacteriota bacterium genome harbors these coding sequences:
- a CDS encoding SulP family inorganic anion transporter, which produces MTSLKGDIAGGVSAGVLTIPVSMGYGILALQPLGDGYVSYGVVAGLLSAIVVLLVGALLGGSAGFMYTPRSVVTLIMAAVVLEGVVHGPAAVAAHGDIQRTLTLVFFVVVAAGLFQALFGALRLGGLIRYIPSPVMAGFQNAVAILIIVAQVDTLLGFRRHVPLGQLASNLALVQPLTLTVGLFTVLATWFCSRLTKRVPPVILGLLVGSGAYYALSLSGYGAQLGPVVGPMPEAPLLPKYLPGFGLLLAERQIWPVLFTLGVGAFGLAIVSSLDVLLCVRVMDGVTGERSRGSRELVRIGVGNMAAACFGGIASGVNLGASLANHRAGGRTRLASVAAAVVVLLAVLLLSPAIALLPRVVIAGMLFVVGVQLFDQWSLKLLVRTITGKLIHGRRMALDLLVVLLVASSILVFDPVVGVGMGVGVAVLVFIIRMSRSVVRSTYHGDAVRSRKARDPRLMEILAAHGRRIVVFELDGPLFFGTAENLASRVEAAAREGAGYVVLDLRRVNELDTTGARILIQIQDRLKQQGGRLLFSHPHDNYLVSTVLRDLGVEGAVGPDALFADTDAALEWAEEQVILAHGAGDVLTGEVAMERLSALEGLTEEERAIVRAVLVRRTYSPGEAVIKEGSLDRDLFLMSRGTVSVKVELPGQGRRRRLASFSAGTVFGEVALLDREPRSATVTADEEAVCYVLSEDAFHALVRDHHAIAIKLLTNLGRELSRRVRRANAMISQLEG; this is translated from the coding sequence GTGACATCCCTCAAGGGCGACATAGCGGGCGGAGTCAGCGCAGGCGTGCTCACCATCCCGGTGAGCATGGGATATGGGATCCTGGCGCTCCAGCCGCTCGGCGACGGTTACGTCTCGTACGGCGTCGTCGCCGGCCTGCTGAGCGCGATCGTTGTCCTCCTCGTGGGGGCCCTGCTCGGCGGCTCCGCGGGGTTCATGTACACGCCCCGGAGCGTGGTGACGCTCATCATGGCCGCGGTGGTCCTCGAAGGCGTGGTCCACGGGCCGGCCGCCGTCGCCGCTCACGGCGATATCCAGCGGACGCTGACCCTGGTGTTCTTCGTCGTCGTGGCGGCCGGGCTCTTCCAGGCGCTGTTCGGCGCCCTCCGGCTCGGCGGGCTCATCCGTTACATTCCCTCGCCGGTCATGGCCGGCTTCCAGAACGCGGTGGCGATCCTCATCATCGTCGCCCAGGTCGACACGCTGCTTGGATTCCGCCGGCACGTCCCGTTGGGACAGCTCGCGTCGAATCTGGCCCTCGTGCAGCCGCTGACGCTGACGGTAGGGCTTTTCACTGTCCTGGCGACGTGGTTCTGCTCGCGGCTGACGAAGCGCGTCCCGCCGGTCATCCTTGGGCTCCTCGTCGGGAGCGGCGCGTACTATGCGCTGTCGCTCTCGGGCTACGGCGCGCAGCTCGGCCCCGTCGTCGGGCCCATGCCGGAGGCCCCGCTGCTGCCGAAGTATCTCCCCGGCTTCGGCCTGCTCCTGGCGGAGCGCCAGATCTGGCCGGTGCTGTTCACATTGGGCGTAGGAGCCTTCGGCCTGGCGATCGTCTCGTCTCTCGACGTCCTTCTCTGCGTCAGGGTGATGGACGGCGTGACCGGGGAGCGCTCCCGCGGCAGCCGCGAGCTGGTGCGCATCGGCGTGGGCAACATGGCCGCCGCCTGCTTCGGCGGGATCGCCAGCGGTGTGAACCTGGGCGCGAGCCTCGCCAACCACCGCGCGGGGGGACGGACGCGGCTGGCGTCGGTGGCCGCGGCCGTGGTGGTCCTGCTCGCCGTGCTCCTCCTGAGCCCGGCCATCGCGCTACTGCCGCGCGTGGTCATCGCCGGCATGCTGTTCGTCGTCGGCGTCCAGCTCTTCGATCAGTGGAGCCTCAAGCTGCTCGTGCGGACGATCACGGGGAAGCTCATCCACGGGCGGAGGATGGCGCTGGATCTCCTGGTGGTGCTCCTGGTCGCCTCGAGCATCCTCGTGTTCGATCCGGTGGTGGGCGTGGGCATGGGCGTGGGTGTCGCGGTCCTGGTCTTCATCATCCGCATGAGCAGGTCCGTCGTGCGCAGCACGTACCACGGCGACGCGGTGCGGTCGCGGAAGGCGCGGGACCCGAGGCTGATGGAAATCCTCGCGGCGCACGGGCGGCGAATCGTGGTCTTCGAGCTGGACGGCCCGCTCTTCTTCGGCACGGCCGAGAATCTGGCGAGCCGCGTCGAGGCGGCCGCGCGTGAGGGCGCCGGCTACGTGGTGCTCGATCTCAGACGCGTCAACGAGCTCGACACCACCGGCGCGCGGATCCTCATACAAATACAGGACCGGCTCAAACAGCAGGGCGGGCGCCTGCTCTTCAGCCACCCGCACGACAACTACCTCGTGTCGACCGTCCTGCGCGACCTGGGCGTGGAGGGCGCGGTGGGCCCGGACGCGCTGTTCGCCGACACGGATGCGGCGCTCGAATGGGCCGAGGAGCAGGTGATCCTGGCTCACGGCGCTGGCGACGTGTTGACCGGCGAGGTCGCCATGGAACGGCTGAGCGCCCTCGAGGGTTTGACCGAAGAGGAGCGCGCCATCGTACGGGCCGTTCTCGTGCGCCGCACCTACAGCCCCGGCGAGGCCGTCATCAAGGAGGGCAGTCTCGACCGGGACCTCTTCCTGATGTCGCGCGGGACGGTCAGCGTCAAAGTCGAGCTGCCGGGGCAGGGTCGGCGGCGCCGGTTGGCCTCGTTCTCCGCCGGCACCGTGTTCGGTGAAGTGGCGCTGCTCGACCGAGAGCCGCGCTCGGCCACGGTGACCGCCGACGAGGAGGCGGTCTGCTACGTGCTCTCCGAGGATGCCTTTCACGCGCTGGTGCGGGACCATCACGCCATCGCGATCAAGCTCCTGACCAACCTCGGACGCGAGCTGAGCCGCCGGGTCCGGCGGGCGAACGCGATGATTTCCCAACTCGAAGGATAG
- a CDS encoding 2-oxoglutarate and iron-dependent oxygenase domain-containing protein, whose amino-acid sequence MNIFKTKAVRSLEEATRTIPVIDFGPAFRSEPGGLDAVAREVRRACETVGFFYLTAHGAPQDVIDAAFAASREFHAMPLEDKMRLKINENNIGYLPVNESMQRASTVHKATRPNYNESFFISHDRGVDHPDVVAGTPLRGRNQWPQDHERMRAAMVRYFKTLEGVGERMLPVLARALDMPAGYFRPFFDNEAHINLRFLHYPPQETEGDEQFGQGPHTDNSFITMLARLDVPGLAVQLPSGEWLAPPVIPGTLLVNLGNVMKRWSNDRFLSTPHGVLNDSGTDRYSIAFFYSPNKDAVVECLPSCTGPDNPPRYPPAVYRDLVLEFYNANYFHREGYVPEGAR is encoded by the coding sequence ATGAATATTTTCAAGACCAAGGCGGTCAGGAGCCTCGAGGAGGCGACGCGGACGATCCCAGTGATCGATTTCGGGCCGGCCTTCCGGAGCGAGCCCGGCGGGCTCGACGCCGTCGCGCGGGAGGTCCGCCGCGCCTGCGAAACAGTCGGATTCTTCTACTTAACAGCCCACGGCGCGCCGCAGGATGTCATCGACGCCGCTTTCGCGGCCTCGCGCGAGTTCCACGCGATGCCGCTCGAAGACAAGATGCGTCTCAAGATCAACGAGAACAACATCGGCTACCTGCCCGTGAACGAGAGCATGCAGCGCGCCTCAACCGTTCACAAGGCCACCCGGCCCAACTACAACGAGAGCTTCTTCATCAGCCACGACCGGGGCGTCGATCACCCGGACGTCGTGGCCGGCACGCCGCTCCGCGGGCGCAACCAGTGGCCCCAGGACCACGAGCGGATGCGCGCCGCGATGGTCAGGTACTTCAAGACCCTCGAGGGCGTGGGCGAACGCATGCTGCCCGTCCTGGCAAGGGCGCTCGACATGCCGGCGGGCTACTTCCGGCCCTTCTTCGACAACGAGGCGCACATCAACCTGCGCTTCCTGCACTACCCGCCACAGGAGACGGAGGGCGATGAGCAGTTCGGCCAGGGGCCGCACACCGACAACTCGTTCATCACGATGCTCGCGCGGCTGGACGTGCCGGGCCTGGCGGTGCAGCTGCCGAGCGGCGAGTGGCTCGCTCCGCCGGTGATCCCGGGGACCCTTCTCGTGAACCTCGGCAATGTGATGAAGCGCTGGTCCAACGACCGCTTCCTCTCGACGCCCCACGGCGTGCTGAACGATTCCGGCACCGACCGGTACTCGATCGCGTTCTTCTACAGCCCGAACAAGGATGCCGTGGTCGAGTGCCTGCCGAGCTGCACAGGTCCCGACAACCCGCCGCGGTACCCGCCGGCCGTGTACCGCGACCTCGTCCTCGAGTTCTACAACGCCAACTACTTTCACCGCGAGGGGTACGTCCCGGAGGGAGCGCGATGA
- a CDS encoding carboxymuconolactone decarboxylase family protein, which translates to MPDSEAYRKGSEVRRKLLGDAYVDKATKITYDDPTMRKFIDVVTETVFGTLWTRPGLDLKTRTLVCVVSDAATGQAPELAIHLRMALRQGWTEEQLTEVLLHLSGYVGAPLVREACLVAKQLFAEVKAGN; encoded by the coding sequence ATGCCGGACTCGGAAGCGTACCGGAAGGGAAGCGAGGTGCGCCGCAAGCTCTTGGGCGACGCCTACGTCGACAAGGCGACCAAGATCACGTACGACGATCCCACGATGCGCAAGTTCATCGACGTCGTGACGGAGACGGTCTTCGGGACGCTATGGACGCGGCCGGGACTCGACCTCAAGACGCGCACGCTGGTCTGCGTGGTGTCGGATGCGGCGACCGGGCAGGCGCCCGAGCTGGCCATCCACCTGCGCATGGCGCTTCGCCAGGGCTGGACAGAGGAGCAGCTGACGGAGGTCCTCCTGCACCTGTCTGGCTACGTGGGCGCGCCGCTTGTCCGGGAAGCCTGCCTCGTGGCCAAGCAGCTCTTCGCCGAGGTCAAGGCGGGGAACTGA